In Mongoliitalea daihaiensis, one DNA window encodes the following:
- a CDS encoding sodium:solute symporter family protein: protein MLLQKIDLLILGLFLLISLAIGIFASKRASRNQEEYFNAGGNMSWWLLGISMVATTFSTDTPNLVTDIVRKNGVSGNWVWWSFLLTGMLTVFFFAKLWKRSGVLTDIEFYELRYSGRLAAFLRGFRAIYLGLFFNVVIIASVSLAAIKIGGILLGISPLQTMLIAGIVTVIYSSLGGLRGVVLTDFLQFGISLVGAVLAAYVAVNHPAVGGMENLLSHAEVQSRLSVLPDFGNMEMAVIVFFIPLFIQWWSVWYPGAEPGGGGYIVQRMLAAKNEKHAFSSVLLFNIVHYAIRPWPWIIVALASIIVFPTLSDIQVAFPDTSPSIINDDIAYPAMLSFLPVGLMGLVVTSLVAAYMSTLSTHLNWGASYIVNDFYKRFMNSQSTQKELVSVGRLSTVLIMVLGGFMALKLENALQSFSILLQIGAGTGLLYILRWYWWRINAASELTAMIVSFLIALYFAFVHKFFFHPLETHIELVIGVAITTLSWVTVAYLSNPTDTKVLVKFLHITRVPGRGWDSIRKQLAPNDLPQVNEDLFGFQRAILSFALGVIAVYGLLIGIGNFIFMSYSSSLVAFLVSFVAFVFVYKLIEKNQ from the coding sequence ATGCTCCTACAAAAAATAGACTTATTGATCTTGGGATTATTCCTGTTAATTTCACTAGCAATAGGGATTTTTGCTTCTAAAAGAGCCTCAAGAAATCAAGAGGAGTATTTCAATGCTGGAGGAAATATGTCATGGTGGTTACTGGGTATTTCTATGGTGGCCACTACTTTTTCTACAGACACGCCAAATTTGGTTACAGATATTGTGAGGAAAAATGGCGTGTCGGGTAATTGGGTTTGGTGGAGTTTTCTATTGACTGGAATGTTGACAGTCTTCTTTTTTGCAAAACTTTGGAAAAGATCAGGAGTATTAACAGATATTGAGTTTTACGAGTTACGATACAGTGGTCGATTAGCGGCATTTTTAAGAGGGTTTAGAGCGATTTATTTAGGACTGTTTTTTAATGTAGTAATCATTGCGAGTGTGTCCCTTGCAGCTATCAAAATAGGTGGGATATTATTGGGGATAAGTCCTCTTCAGACCATGCTTATTGCCGGCATAGTCACGGTAATTTACAGTTCATTAGGGGGGCTTCGCGGGGTAGTGTTGACGGATTTTCTACAGTTTGGGATTTCCCTTGTCGGCGCTGTGCTTGCAGCTTATGTTGCTGTGAATCATCCTGCAGTAGGAGGAATGGAAAATTTATTAAGCCATGCAGAGGTACAGTCTAGATTGTCAGTACTCCCTGATTTTGGAAACATGGAAATGGCTGTTATTGTCTTCTTTATTCCTTTATTTATTCAATGGTGGTCCGTATGGTACCCTGGAGCTGAACCTGGTGGTGGTGGATATATTGTGCAGCGGATGTTAGCAGCCAAAAATGAGAAGCATGCATTTTCTTCTGTATTGCTTTTCAATATTGTTCATTACGCCATTCGGCCTTGGCCATGGATTATTGTCGCTTTAGCTTCCATTATTGTATTCCCGACATTGTCGGACATTCAAGTTGCTTTTCCTGATACCTCTCCGAGTATCATCAACGATGATATTGCCTATCCTGCCATGCTTTCTTTTCTGCCCGTAGGTTTGATGGGCTTAGTAGTTACATCCTTGGTGGCTGCGTATATGTCAACGTTGTCTACCCATTTAAATTGGGGAGCCTCTTATATTGTCAATGATTTTTACAAGAGGTTTATGAATTCGCAAAGCACCCAAAAAGAACTGGTTAGTGTTGGGAGGCTTTCTACGGTGCTGATCATGGTTCTTGGTGGATTTATGGCCTTAAAGTTGGAGAATGCTTTGCAAAGCTTTTCAATTTTATTGCAGATTGGAGCTGGTACTGGATTGTTGTATATTTTGAGATGGTATTGGTGGAGAATCAATGCAGCTAGTGAGTTGACTGCCATGATCGTATCTTTCCTTATAGCCTTGTATTTTGCCTTTGTGCATAAATTCTTCTTTCATCCACTAGAAACTCATATTGAGCTGGTAATAGGGGTGGCAATTACTACATTATCATGGGTGACTGTCGCTTATCTGTCCAATCCAACAGATACAAAGGTTTTAGTTAAATTCTTGCATATTACAAGAGTTCCTGGAAGGGGATGGGACAGCATAAGGAAACAACTGGCACCTAACGATCTTCCTCAAGTAAATGAAGATTTATTTGGGTTTCAAAGAGCTATTTTATCATTTGCCCTTGGCGTGATCGCAGTATATGGGTTATTGATTGGTATAGGGAACTTTATATTTATGAGTTACTCATCTAGTCTAGTTGCCTTTTTAGTTTCATTTGTTGCCTTTGTATTTGTGTATAAACTGATTGAAAAAAACCAATAA
- a CDS encoding SIS domain-containing protein: MMSSTYLSLKKQTAVNAGAENTAKEIMQQPQLWLKVLALIASQSQRIESFLNPLLAKKDLRIILTGAGSSAFIGESAQGVVQLKTGKLTQAIPTTDIVTHPELVFQRKIPTLLVSFARSGNSPESVETVFLADNYVDEIYHLIITCNKDGELADYVVNHGDNSYCLVLPEESNDKSLAMTGSFTSMLLSILIISQLDNLKEVGEQVMAVSEHADAIFASCLGDFIELSKTDFERVVFLGSGPMLGIARECHLKLQELTDGSVVCKHDSFLGFRHGPRAVINEKSLVIFLFSNDPHVYQYEKDLAVSIALDPRKINIVTYGAWFSDDYRSRLDISPRSESCKSGHFRVLSATLIGQLLGFYKCLNLGLKPDNPSVSGAISRVVQGVIIYQKED; encoded by the coding sequence ATGATGTCATCAACCTATTTAAGCTTAAAAAAACAAACTGCTGTCAATGCAGGAGCTGAAAATACAGCCAAAGAAATCATGCAACAACCTCAGTTGTGGCTAAAAGTATTGGCTTTAATTGCTTCTCAAAGCCAGCGTATTGAATCATTTTTAAACCCACTTTTAGCCAAAAAAGATTTAAGAATTATTCTAACTGGAGCGGGGTCTTCTGCCTTTATTGGTGAGTCTGCGCAAGGCGTGGTTCAATTAAAAACAGGAAAGCTTACACAAGCCATCCCAACTACTGATATTGTTACACATCCTGAGTTAGTTTTTCAGCGGAAGATCCCCACTTTATTGGTTTCATTTGCACGATCCGGAAATAGCCCAGAGAGTGTTGAAACAGTGTTCTTGGCTGATAATTATGTGGATGAAATTTATCATTTAATCATTACCTGCAACAAAGATGGAGAACTTGCAGACTACGTGGTCAATCATGGGGATAACAGTTACTGTTTAGTGTTGCCCGAAGAGTCTAATGATAAGAGTCTAGCTATGACAGGAAGCTTTACTTCTATGCTTCTTTCTATCTTGATCATTTCTCAATTGGATAACTTAAAGGAAGTAGGGGAGCAAGTGATGGCTGTTTCTGAACATGCAGACGCTATTTTTGCTTCTTGTCTTGGTGATTTTATTGAATTGTCCAAAACCGATTTTGAAAGGGTAGTATTCTTGGGTTCGGGCCCCATGCTCGGTATAGCAAGGGAGTGTCACCTTAAGCTTCAGGAGCTGACTGATGGAAGCGTAGTATGTAAGCACGACTCATTTCTAGGGTTTAGACATGGTCCTAGAGCTGTAATCAATGAGAAATCCCTTGTTATTTTTCTGTTTTCGAATGATCCTCATGTATATCAATATGAAAAGGATTTAGCCGTCAGTATTGCGCTAGATCCAAGGAAGATCAATATCGTGACTTACGGTGCTTGGTTTTCAGATGATTACAGGTCGAGGTTGGATATTTCGCCTAGGTCCGAAAGTTGTAAATCAGGTCATTTTAGAGTTTTATCTGCAACCTTGATAGGACAGTTATTGGGTTTTTACAAGTGTTTAAATCTTGGATTAAAGCCTGACAACCCTTCTGTCAGTGGAGCTATTTCTAGAGTGGTGCAGGGAGTTATTATCTATCAAAAAGAAGATTAA